From a single Nitrogeniibacter mangrovi genomic region:
- a CDS encoding prenyltransferase, which yields MSRPAEPTLERFGANPLLRYVAATRPAFLSVTLIGSLIGLATAYGSGVVLDPVNAVLTVLFALVAHAGGNVINDYHDAVSGADAANRERLFPFTGGSRFIQNDVLTPAQTARFGYGLLALVIPAGLYLTWQSGPGLIAIGLAGLGVGWAYSAPPLKLMARGLGELGIVAAWLLVIVGTDFVQRGHLSPVPAIAGLSYAMLVANILYINQFPDHQGDAAAGKRTLVVLLGPQVAKWGYLLMAILAYAWLVGMVGTDQLPQKCAAAALTLVLSFRAGRDLLAHAEEPAELAPAIKLTIGAANLHGLALAAALAFARWPGVVS from the coding sequence ATGAGCCGCCCCGCCGAACCCACCCTGGAGCGCTTCGGCGCCAACCCGCTGCTCCGGTACGTCGCCGCCACCCGCCCGGCCTTCCTCTCGGTGACCCTGATCGGCAGCCTCATCGGGCTGGCCACGGCCTACGGCAGCGGGGTTGTCCTCGATCCGGTCAATGCGGTGCTCACGGTGCTGTTCGCGCTCGTCGCCCACGCCGGCGGCAACGTCATCAACGACTATCACGACGCCGTCTCGGGGGCCGACGCGGCCAACCGCGAGCGCCTGTTCCCGTTCACCGGCGGCAGCCGCTTCATCCAGAACGACGTGCTCACGCCGGCGCAGACCGCCCGCTTCGGCTACGGGCTGCTGGCGCTGGTGATCCCGGCCGGCCTGTACCTCACCTGGCAGTCCGGCCCCGGCCTCATCGCCATCGGCCTGGCCGGTCTGGGCGTGGGCTGGGCCTATTCGGCGCCCCCGCTCAAGCTCATGGCGCGCGGCCTCGGCGAACTGGGCATCGTCGCCGCCTGGCTGCTGGTCATCGTCGGCACCGACTTCGTCCAGCGCGGCCACCTCAGCCCGGTGCCGGCCATCGCCGGCCTGTCCTACGCCATGCTGGTGGCCAACATCCTCTACATCAACCAGTTTCCCGACCACCAGGGCGACGCCGCCGCCGGCAAGCGCACGCTGGTGGTCCTGCTCGGGCCGCAGGTGGCCAAGTGGGGCTACCTGCTCATGGCCATCCTCGCCTATGCCTGGCTGGTCGGCATGGTGGGCACCGACCAGCTGCCGCAGAAATGTGCCGCCGCCGCGCTCACCCTGGTGCTGTCCTTCCGCGCCGGGCGCGACCTGCTCGCCCATGCCGAAGAGCCGGCCGAGCTGGCGCCGGCGATCAAGCTGACCATCGGCGCCGCCAACCTCCACGGCCTCGCCCTGGCCGCGGCGCTGGCCTTCGCGCGCTGGCCCGGAGTGGTCTCGTGA
- the rng gene encoding ribonuclease G encodes MTEEFLINFTPQETRAALMQQGVVQELHVERTGSRGIVGNIYLGKVVRVLPGMQSAFVDIGLDRTAFLHVADIWSERQNGEAAQPIERILAEGQNLVVQVLKDPIGTKGARLSTQISIAGRLLVYLPQEHHIGISQRIENEAGREALRTRLTSLMGEEEDGGFIVRTMAESASDEELAADIAYLRKLWSEIDSRSRGARPPMALYQDLTLGQRALRDLVTHETTRIVIDSRENFVKLEAFARQYMPRVLPLLTHYTGERPLFDLHNIEDEILKALARRVDLKSGGYLIIDQTEAMTTIDVNTGGFVGARNFDDTIYKTNLEAAQAIARQLRLRNLGGIIIIDFIDMEAAEHRDAVLIEFRRALEKDHTKMTVNGFTALGLVEMTRKRTRESLAHTLCEPCPTCEGRGEVKTARTVCYEILRELLREARQYDNAREFRVLAAPKVVDLFLDEESQALAMLSDFIDKTISLHPEASYTQEQYDIVLL; translated from the coding sequence ATGACTGAAGAATTTCTCATCAACTTCACCCCGCAGGAAACCCGCGCCGCCCTCATGCAGCAGGGCGTGGTTCAGGAACTGCACGTGGAGCGCACCGGCAGCCGCGGCATCGTCGGCAACATCTACCTGGGCAAGGTGGTGCGGGTGCTGCCGGGCATGCAGTCGGCCTTCGTGGACATCGGTCTGGATCGCACCGCCTTCCTGCATGTGGCCGACATCTGGAGCGAGCGCCAGAACGGCGAGGCCGCGCAGCCGATCGAACGCATCCTCGCCGAGGGGCAGAACCTGGTGGTGCAGGTGCTCAAGGACCCGATCGGCACCAAGGGCGCGCGCCTGTCCACCCAGATCAGCATCGCCGGCCGGCTGCTGGTGTACCTGCCCCAGGAGCACCACATCGGCATCTCCCAGCGCATCGAGAACGAGGCCGGTCGCGAGGCCCTGCGCACCCGCCTGACCAGCCTCATGGGTGAAGAGGAAGACGGCGGCTTCATCGTGCGTACCATGGCCGAGTCGGCCAGCGACGAGGAACTGGCCGCCGACATCGCCTACCTGCGCAAGCTGTGGTCGGAGATCGACAGCCGCAGCCGGGGCGCCAGGCCGCCGATGGCGCTATACCAGGATCTCACCCTCGGCCAGCGCGCCCTGCGCGACCTGGTCACCCACGAGACCACGCGCATCGTCATCGACTCGCGGGAGAACTTCGTCAAGCTCGAAGCCTTCGCCCGCCAGTACATGCCGCGGGTGCTGCCGCTGCTGACCCACTACACCGGCGAGCGGCCGTTGTTCGACCTGCACAACATCGAGGACGAGATCCTCAAGGCGCTGGCGCGGCGGGTCGACCTCAAGAGCGGCGGCTACCTGATCATCGACCAGACCGAGGCGATGACCACCATCGACGTGAACACCGGCGGCTTCGTCGGCGCACGCAACTTCGACGACACCATCTACAAGACCAACCTCGAGGCGGCCCAGGCCATCGCCCGCCAGCTGCGCCTGCGCAACCTGGGCGGCATCATCATCATCGACTTCATCGACATGGAGGCGGCCGAGCACCGCGACGCGGTGCTGATCGAGTTCCGCCGCGCGCTGGAGAAGGACCACACCAAGATGACGGTCAACGGCTTCACCGCCCTCGGCCTCGTCGAGATGACGCGCAAGCGCACCCGCGAATCGCTGGCCCACACCCTGTGCGAACCCTGTCCCACCTGCGAGGGCCGCGGCGAGGTCAAGACCGCACGCACGGTGTGCTACGAAATCCTGCGCGAGCTGCTGCGCGAGGCGCGCCAGTACGACAACGCGCGCGAATTCCGCGTGCTCGCCGCGCCCAAGGTGGTGGACCTCTTCCTCGACGAGGAATCCCAGGCCCTGGCCATGCTCTCCGACTTCATCGACAAGACCATCTCGCTGCATCCGGAGGCCAGCTACACCCAGGAGCAGTACGACATCGTGTTGCTATGA
- a CDS encoding Maf family protein has product MHSAIYLASNSPRRRELLRQIGVNFEVLLFRGGARADTDVDEAVQPGEDAETYVCRVAQAKAAGGIDRVLRRGLPHRPVLAADTTLAVDADIVGKPADAEDAARILRRLSDREHRVLTAVVVTDGERTEQALNISTVRFGPLTPDMIRRYVASGEPMDKAGAYGIQGRAGAFVQHIEGSYTGIMGLPLYETARVLECFGIVPR; this is encoded by the coding sequence ATGCATTCAGCCATTTACCTTGCCTCGAACAGCCCGCGCCGGCGGGAACTGTTGCGTCAGATCGGTGTGAATTTCGAAGTCCTGCTGTTCCGCGGCGGCGCCCGTGCCGACACCGACGTGGACGAAGCGGTCCAACCGGGCGAGGACGCCGAAACCTATGTGTGCCGGGTGGCGCAGGCCAAGGCCGCCGGTGGCATCGACCGGGTGCTGCGCCGCGGCCTGCCGCACCGCCCGGTGCTGGCCGCCGACACCACCCTCGCGGTGGACGCCGACATCGTCGGCAAACCCGCCGACGCCGAGGACGCCGCGCGCATCCTGCGCCGCCTGTCCGACCGCGAGCACCGGGTGCTGACCGCCGTCGTGGTCACCGACGGCGAGCGCACCGAGCAGGCGCTCAACATCAGCACGGTGCGTTTCGGCCCCCTGACCCCTGACATGATCCGCCGCTACGTGGCCAGCGGAGAGCCCATGGACAAGGCCGGCGCGTACGGCATCCAGGGCCGCGCCGGGGCCTTCGTCCAGCATATCGAGGGCAGCTACACGGGCATCATGGGCCTGCCGCTCTATGAAACCGCCCGGGTGCTCGAATGCTTCGGCATCGTCCCCCGTTAG
- the rlmH gene encoding 23S rRNA (pseudouridine(1915)-N(3))-methyltransferase RlmH, giving the protein MKLLIVAVGTRMPAWVSAGFDDYARRMPREAGLELVEVKAEPRTTGKTVEAMMAAEAARIEAVLPARCRRVILDEHGKDLSTTQLAARFEHWLGDGEDVAFIVGGPDGLDPTLKASARETLRLSSLTLPHALVRPLLAEALYRAWSLTRNHPYHRE; this is encoded by the coding sequence GTGAAGCTGCTCATCGTCGCCGTCGGCACGCGCATGCCCGCCTGGGTGAGTGCCGGCTTCGACGACTACGCCCGCCGCATGCCGCGCGAAGCGGGCCTCGAACTCGTCGAGGTCAAGGCCGAACCGCGCACCACGGGCAAGACCGTCGAAGCCATGATGGCGGCCGAGGCGGCGCGCATCGAAGCCGTGCTGCCGGCGCGCTGCCGGCGCGTCATCCTCGACGAACACGGCAAGGACCTGAGCACCACGCAGCTGGCGGCCCGCTTCGAGCACTGGCTGGGCGACGGCGAGGACGTGGCCTTCATCGTCGGTGGCCCCGACGGGCTCGACCCGACGCTCAAGGCCAGCGCCCGCGAAACCCTGCGCCTGTCCAGCCTCACCCTGCCGCACGCCCTGGTCCGCCCCCTGCTGGCCGAGGCGCTGTACCGGGCCTGGAGCCTGACCCGCAACCATCCCTACCACCGCGAATAG
- the rsfS gene encoding ribosome silencing factor — MELDQLQQTVITALEDIKAKDIEVIDTAKLTALFDRMIIASGDSGRQTRALARNVQEEVKKAGGTVNSIEGEDSGDWVLVDLGSIVVHIMQPAVRAYYNLEELWNAAPGRRPDAKAK, encoded by the coding sequence ATGGAACTCGACCAACTCCAGCAGACCGTCATCACCGCCCTCGAGGACATCAAGGCCAAGGACATCGAAGTCATCGATACGGCCAAGCTCACCGCCCTGTTCGATCGCATGATCATCGCCAGCGGCGACTCCGGCCGCCAGACCCGCGCCCTGGCACGCAATGTCCAGGAAGAGGTCAAGAAGGCCGGCGGCACGGTCAACAGCATCGAGGGCGAGGACAGCGGCGACTGGGTGCTGGTCGACCTGGGCTCCATCGTCGTCCACATCATGCAGCCGGCGGTGCGCGCCTACTACAACCTCGAGGAACTGTGGAACGCGGCCCCCGGCCGGCGTCCCGACGCGAAAGCCAAGTGA